A region from the Geobacillus vulcani PSS1 genome encodes:
- a CDS encoding nucleoside triphosphate pyrophosphohydrolase, with protein sequence MPIYNKLVRDRIPAIIEQAGKTFTTRILDAEEYRKELQKKAFEELEEYVQSATDEAALEELADVLEIIHALAACHGASIEQVEQIRAKKAEERGGFREKIFLVEVHDE encoded by the coding sequence ATGCCGATATACAATAAACTCGTTCGCGACCGCATTCCGGCCATTATCGAACAAGCCGGAAAAACGTTCACTACTCGCATACTCGACGCGGAAGAATATAGGAAAGAACTACAGAAGAAAGCGTTTGAAGAGCTTGAGGAGTATGTTCAGTCAGCGACCGACGAGGCCGCCCTCGAAGAGCTTGCGGATGTGTTGGAAATTATTCATGCCTTAGCCGCATGTCATGGCGCTTCGATCGAACAAGTGGAACAAATCCGGGCGAAAAAAGCAGAAGAGCGCGGCGGCTTCCGTGAAAAAATTTTTTTGGTCGAGGTTCATGATGAGTAA